The Piliocolobus tephrosceles isolate RC106 chromosome 16, ASM277652v3, whole genome shotgun sequence DNA window tttgtattttagtagagacggggttttgccatgttggccaggctggtctcaaactcctgacctcgggttatccacctgccttggcctcccagagcgctggaattacaggtgtgagccactgcgcctggctgcaaCAAACTGTATTAAACAGTGTAGGCATTTATTGTCTCAGTCAACAAAAAAGTGGTAGATCCAGTGGTTCAGTGATACTTATTAACCCATGCTTTTTTGACTTTGCTAGTCTTAgctttttttcctcagaaatgtCATTTGGTTATAAGACAGCTCAGACAAGAAGGTGTGTCAGTAGTAGTGcaatctccattttctttttttccttttttttgagacagagtgttggtCTGATACCTGGGCTGATGTGccgtggcacgatcatagctcactgcagccgtatagcctcccaaaatgctgagattacaggtgtgagtgagccGCAGCACCGGAcctcctttttcttctatttggaaGCAAAATAACTTTCCCAGAAGCAACTTAGCTCCTTACATATTATGCTGTGAGGGAACCTGGGAAATTAAGTATATAGAATTTGGCCTATAAAGCAGGAAATACAGCACAAGGAAAGGGAGGGATTCAGTTGGCCAACAAGGTACGCCACACgaagctgtttctttctttttcttttctctctttccctctttccctcttttcttttctttttctttcttcctttcttcctttctttctttttttctttctttctttcttttggaatcttgctctgtcacccaggctggagagtagtggtgtgatctcggctcaacacagcatccgcctcctgggttcaagggattctctcctgcctcagccttctgagtagctgggattacaggcgtgtactaccacgcctggcaaatttttctatttttaatagagatggggtttcactgtgttggtcaagctggtctcgaactcctgacctcttgatccacctgcctcagcctcccaaagtgctggaattataggcgtgacccatTGCGCCCGGCCCTAGCCTGGTTTTTATGTTGGTGTGTTTGCAATCCGTAGCGTTATTTAGAGTACTGAAGATAATTGATGTAAAGGGACACAGGAAACATAAAGCATCAACAAAATACGAATAATTGCCTAGCGGCTCCATATACATTATGTTGTGATACATATTTAGGTATTTAAAAGAATACAGAATAATAATTGATGTTCATTTGATAATGTGAAGTCATTAAAAGTTTTGTCATGTTAAGGAAGTTTAAAGAATGTAGTAGTGATGTGTTTAACTCTGGAAAAGTTTTTATTGTTCATGATATTTGATTCATCAGAGTTTTTATTGTAATTTGCACTAGAATTCAGGGAACATTTAAATATCTGTCTTGTAGATgattgaaataattgttttatatattgcaAGAAGTTTGCTAAGTCATTAGGATCAGTAAGCATAATTCCCAGATGTTTTGTGCATGCAGCAGAGTCTAGTGTTATCTTCCACTTTGTAAAATTCTGAAGCAGTCCAAAGGAAGGGAAAATTTGAGGTAAGAATATTGCATGGGGCAAATGCCTGAGTTCCTTGGATTTAATCGAGTCATTGAGCAGTTAATTGTTCATAACTTTGTAATATAGAAGTGTTTTTTCCCTACACTAAATATTTCAGTGACTCAATTTCCCGAAACATTTCTTCTCTGCAGGTATGCCCCCACCTGTTCCACGTCCTGGAATTCCGCCAATGACCCAAGCACAGGCTGTTTCAGCGCCAGGTATTCTTAATAGACCACCTGCACCAACAGCAACTGTACCTGCTCCGCAGCCTCCAGTTACTAAGCCTCTTTTCCCCAGTGCTGGGCAGGTAAGGTGAAAATCCTGTAAAGGAGTGCACTTAAAGATAAAGTACAGCTGTTTACAGAAGTCATTGAAATTCTCataggtcaattttttttttgtttataatatttttaatattatttattaaatgtactAAAAGGTGGCTTATCCACTTCCATGTTTACACACTGATTTCCTCTACCCATAAAAGGTTAAATGGAGCCAAAGTTAGTATGTTACTTTTTCATAGTTGTGAACCCTATTTAgtcttagttgttttttttttttttttttaagctaatgAAAGTTTAATATCTGGAGTGTTTAGAAGTTTTCCTTTGCTAGCTGAACTGTGAATGGAAGGACAGCAAAGTCAAAGATGAGCATTCTTAAGATGGTAGCAAATTATTTGTCAGGCTCTGCCTCTAGTATGGAACAGTGATGAGCTACAATGCCACACTTGTGCTAAAATGGCGTAATTTAATGGCTTTTGACCTAGGCACACTTGTATTTCTTGTTGGTCTTTTTTCaaagcttttaaaactttttttccgGAGCATAAGTGAAAGATGCTTCTGTTCTAGAGTAGTGTGCACATAATGGTTAACACCTCtgctttttttcctcatttcattgAGAATTAAGCAGATTCAGATTTGATTTATTCAGAATTTAGATCAGGAtgtatgtttattcattttcttttttagcttatcccttagattttttttttaacttttttctgtttgtgggtgctaaattaaaagcattttcttttaagtGCCTTTTATTAAGCACATTAACCTAGCTTTATGGTGGACGGGCATTTTATGTATTGAGAGATGTAAAATTTGACaaaaatctttttgtagagaaTCATTGATAACAGAATTGGATTGAAGTGTCAGTATTTATACATCGTTATTCTCAGTTTCAGGTATCATTCTTGAAATAATGCAAAACACAGTAGTTTTAGAAAAGAAGCTAGTTAACTAGGTTTTATTGGTATAGAATTAAAATTTTGAGGCTCATACTTTAATTTTGTCTATTGTAAATGCATTAACTgcctgccttttaaaataaatgacatttgaTTGCATTAAATTTTGCATTTACAAATATGCAATCTACTAAAAAGTCTACCACATGGCTTATTTTGACCCATTTGTTTGGAGacttttcattgtttcctttcttttatgcTACAGATGGGGACACCTGTCACAAGCTCAAGTACAGCTTCATCCAATTCAGAAAGTCTGTCTGCATCTTCTAAAGCTCTGTTTCCTAGCACAGCACAAGTACGCAGGAAGTTGcagtttaaaattgttaaaatggcttTATAACGTAACCCTTTGGACCttacttaaaaaatgaatatttttccaaaaatatactgtgtttacttttttaaagcaaaattaatgcCGTATAagtcaaatggtatttaaaaattttaattcatgcTAAAAAAACTACCCCGAACTCCTGTGGTTCTAAAGGGTTAAAAGCATGTAAGCAGTAAATGCATTATAGTGGCCAATGGTTAGCCTGATGCATGATTAAGCTATTTTGATTTGTGCTGTTTAATGCATCACATTTAATGTAAGAAAATTTAATACTTTGCTTTGGTTCTAAAGTTGGCCTAGTCTACATgttttagatgtgtggtattatgaAAAGTAACACATTTGTTACTGGTAACTTGTTACTTTAAAAGATCCTGCTAAATTAACCGTTTTGTCCTTGATAATTATCCAGCCATTGTTAATTTGGAggggattatatatatataaagaatactaCTAAAGGATGTATCTTTAATGTGTCACTGTTTACATTCGTTGTTAATGTTATACTTAGTAACTGGAGTTTAAACTCTCattctgtagttttttgtttttttagctgtttGGATAGATTAATAACTAAACTTATTAATAGAACAGTAAAAATAGAACACATGCTATTCTATTATAAGATATTATATTTCAGCAATCTGGAATAAATACAGAGcattgtaaatttaatttttggtGAGGAGGTAGAAGACATCTAACAAGTTAAATATAGTCTTATTTCCATTGCTGTGTTGTGGGTGTGACTTTAACCCAGCACCTTTTGATGTTTTTATGGGTTATCTTGAATTTTGTGGAGTGTTTATCACATGTtaactttgttttaatttcatttaaagttTGGTCCTTTAATGTTGATGCCTTGTTTTAAGTTAAACTGTTGTAGATATAGTTAATTTTGGGTTTTGAGGTTTTGTTGACGAAGTATTATATTTTACAGGCTCAGGCAGCTGTCCAAGGACCTGTTGGTACAGATTTCAAACCCTTAAATAGTACCCCTGCAACAACTACAGAACCCCCAAAGCCTACATTCCCTGCTTATACACAGTCTACAGCTTCAACCACTAGTACAACAAATAGTACTGCAGCTAAACCAGCAGCTTCAATAACAAGTAAGCCTGCTACACTCACAACAACTAGTGCAACCAGTAAGTTGATCCATCCAGATGAGGATATATCCCTGGTAAGTTGTTTTTAGTTTCCTACTAGCAGCATTTAATTTAAAGCCATTATAGCAGTTTGTCCCTTTAAAAAGTGTTAATTTGTACTCAGATGGTCTGTGATCTGGTTTAATGCTAACTAAGTGGTTTTTGCCATTCTGAATCTTAAGAAATCATAAAATACTTAAAGTGAATGGATATTACATGTTTTGGTCTTAGatgctttctctctccttcctccagacTGTTTCTAAAAGAAGACAGTAAGTCAGGTTCTTAACtctcttaaaaatcattttagttaATATAAGTTTGCATATGTTAATTGAAGAAACGTTAAGTGTGAAGTAGAATCTGCAGATCCCTTAAGTCCCGTATAAAGGAATTAATTTTGATATAAAGTTAATGTTTAGAATGTTGAtaacggctgggcatggtggctcacacctataattccagcactttgagaggccaagacaggcagatcacaagacagacaaatcacaaatcattagtttaagaccagcctggccaacatggtgaaaccccatcaatacataaattagccgggtgtggtggcgggcacctgtaatctcagctactgaggaggctgaggcaggataatcagttgaacctgggaggcataggttgcagtgagccaagattacccactgcactgtagcctgggcaacagaacaagactccatcttgaaaaatgaaaatagaatgttggccaggcgcagtggctcatgcctgtaatcccagcactttgggaggccaaggctggtggatcacctgagggtcgggagttccagaccaatctgaccaacatggagaaatgccatctctactaaaaatacaaagttagctgggcattgtggcgcatgcctataatcccagctacttgggaggctgaggcaggagaatcgcttgaacccaggaggcggaggttgcggtgagccaagacctggccattgcactcaagcctgggcaacgagcaaaactccatctcaaaaaaaaaaaaaaagaatgttaacaaTACTTCATTAGTTTCTTGTTGAAGCAGTTTGTAATTCCTGGAAAGTTGTTAGCCATGCTTCAAGTTTACAAATAGGTGAAGTTTTAAGGTATCTAGAGTTTAAGTAGTTGGATTGGTTTGTCTGGCAAAAGTAAATAGTTGAGATGTAAGggtaaatttttgaaaattactctTAACGTTGTAAGATTTTAGATGCATGCCTTTATGCTTGATGAGCCTCTACATTTGAGTATTTAGCcttgtgcttatttttattcCCAGGAAGAGAGAAGGGCACAGTTACCTAAATATCAACGTAATCTTCCTCGGCCAGGACAGGCCCCCATCGGTAATCCACCAGTTGGACCAATTGGAGGTATGATGCCACCACAGCCAGGCATCCCACAGCAACAAGGAATGAGACCCCCAATGCCACCTCATGGTATTCCTCTTTTTATGTTTATCATATTTAGTGGATTTTCTAAGTTaatgcataaaatattaaatttatctgCAGTTACACATTGCATTTAAAGTACAATACGTAACAATCTATTTTTTGTGTTTGAAATTCTTGTTTTTTAGGTCAGTATGGTGGTCATCATCAAGGCATGCCAGGATACCTTCCTGGTGCTATGCCCCCGTATGGGCAGGGACCACCAATGGTGCCCCCTTACCAGGGTGGGCCTCCTCGACCTCCGATGGGAATGAGACCTCCTGTAATGTCGCAAGGTGGCCGTTACTGATCTTACTTCATCCAGTCTAATAGGTTTGGAGATTAAACCTTTTCTCAACTTGTGCTGTTTATATAGCCAAGCTTCCGTCAATAAGGCTTCATTGTGACTTTAACAAACATTATCTTCCCACATACCAGGAACTATTGGACATTTATTTTACAtgggaaaaattatttggaataatAAAGCAGGAACTTTTCCTGAAGTTGCAATTTATACTGTATGGcttctttttcatgtttcatcTAGGTTTTTAGAAGTGAAGTATAGTAAATTTGGTTCGTTAAATTGTGAAGGCGCTGGATTTACATGAACATACCACCTTAATAAAGGCAAGTTCTGTAAGCTTACATTGCTATTTGTAAAGTTTGCCTTCACAGCATTTCAGATGCTGTTGGACTTCATGTCCCCAACCTAGCTTGGTGAGGGCTGTAACTGTTTCCAATACTTGTACATTGGAAGTCTGAATGTGTAacaatatttaatgtatttagaGTTCCTCATGTTGCAGGGTTTAAGAAATCTGACCCACCAAGGTCATGTGACTTTTCTGTACTGTTAAACTTCattgtaataaaatgaaagaaaaatttatgcCTTTTTATTCATAACCCAGCTGTGGACCACTGCCTGAAAGGTTTGTACAGATGCATGCCACAGTAGACGTccacataataaaatttatagttACCAATGCAGTTTTGATATATCATTGGATTCTGTCTTTGAGTTGTAGGTTATTTCTTAGCTGcatgttttaaaactgaatatgCATAGAGTTGTGTGTTCATGTTTCAGTTAAGAGAAAAACTTAGATACATGAGTCATTACATAATGGGTATGAAATCTTTATAATCACCTTTCCACCCTCTTTGGTGTCAGTACACATCACGTGTTATAGatacttaaaatgtaaatgttaacaCTTTTCCTTCCTGCTGAGATGTTTAGAGCCTAGTGCCAGACCcattcatttccttttgattatttttgagaCTTCAGTACTGCATGGACCTCAGAAGCTTTTCAGGTACAAACTTCTAGAAGCTTAGGTGCATGCAGTAATAGCTTCTTGTGCTGTTAATGGgttgtaatatatttttctaagtgtAATGCTGAGAATCTAAATGTGTCTCTGTTGGGATGGTTAACAGATGGAttggcaatttttaattttattatgttccTGGAAGATTACATTATTCATTTGAATACCTTCTGTTATTAAGCCTAGGTAGCCTTACTGTGCAACTTTTTGTCCTTGGAAAATTGGAATGTTGTGTTCTTACAGAGAGCTTTTCTGTAGAGATGACTGCTATTCAATATTTTGTGTTACAACCTCTTAATAGCTCTTGTTGACCTTTTTGGGATCTGTTTTTCTGATCTTTACTTTTGCAGGgtagttttatgattttttaggCATCAAATAACCTGTGCAAAGTATTAATATAATGAACTCAAGTTGAGTTTTTCTCATTGTAAAGTTAAGACTTCCAAGAAAATGGTAACATTTCTTTATAACTTTAGTATGAAGGTATAGATAAAAGACATGAACTCTGAAGTTGTAACGATAAAAGGGCTTTAACTTTgaaggaaaatatattgaaaagtgATTTAGCCATCACAAAAGAGTTTATATGTGACAGGTAAAAGTCATACCTTTAAGCAAAACATTGCAAGTATTATAAAGCTGAATGCTATTTTAACtcatattggctgggtgcagtgactcaaacgcctgtaatcccagccctctggaaggctgaggtgggaggattgcttgagtccgggagtttgagaccagcctggccaacatgggaaaaccccacctgtacaaaacatttaaaaattagccaggcgcgttaagtgtgtgtctgtggtcccagctgctccagaggctgagggaggaggattgcttgagcacaggaggtcaaggctgtggtgagctgtgttcactccagcctggacaacagagcgagactctgtcaaaaaataaaatacctgattATTTGGCTTCAATGATTTTATGGCTCCTGTGCTTGTGGTACCATAGTGGTACAAGAATTTTCACAGTTTGAAAGTAAAACTACCATATTTTGCCAAGAATGTGTTTCTTCCTTCTGCCAGCCACCAAGTCTCAAACCACTTTCCCCTCTGAACTTCTGCCTACCTAAATGGTTTCAAAATTAATACATGCTTCTTTGATTTGGCTGCACACTTAGTATACTGCCGAAGAAGAACTCGTGTTGAAAATCTTTAAGATAAAAATGGTGAGATTAAATTTACAATAAGTAAGGGATGCTCTCCCAAATTCTCAAGAATTTCATGTACAGGGTTATTGACAAACTGCAATAGGTTTAGTAGACCTGTTTCAGAAATTACGTGaaactttatttgcattttatgcaAAGAAGGCTGATACTTCATAGCAAGGTTTTTTGCTCTCTGTGTATGTCTGATgggtaaaaatggaaatttttaatatGGGATAGAattctaattaaaaattaattgaaagtaTTAGGCATTGGCACATAAAACTTAAGCTGAGTTCCTGAGTTTGTAGCTATAGGCTCAGAGGTGGTGTACccatttaatatatttgaagGGTAATTGCATGCATCCAAGCATAATTAAGCTTCTAGAAAATACCTTTTATCTAAATGCTTCTGGGGTCCATAGCGTGGTTGAATCATGAGTAGAGCAAATTACATTCATAATTGACTCTGACTCAAATTTCCTTAAGTAATAGATGAAGTTGAGTCAAAGTGGATGCCAACTGCCCTCACAGAAGACAAGTTTTGGGACTTGATAAGTCAAGCTGATTGCCATAATTAAGGAAGCTGTAAGGTTAGTAGGGCTGGCAGCTTTGGCTCTACCTTACATCCACCccttttagaaaaacaaacattttgtcTGGCACTAGTTTCTGTTGTATAAGTTTTCATACTGTGTAACAGTAACAAGACCACAGCAGGTGAGGATTAAGTTTTGAGTGGCTGCTGGAATTATTTGATTTGAATACTTAGTATTTTAGTAGTCTCTCACACATTTGGCATTAGGTATGATTAAAATATTCCTACTGTACTCCTATTCCACTAAGTTACATTTTGGACTTAGACTCACCTTAATTAAACTTAATTAATTGGGGAGGGGGATTTTCCAACAAAAAGAAGTATGGGCTCAGAATGGAATTGTAGTGGAcagtagttttaaaaacaaagctgCTCCTTTTGCTTGCTTGatcattgggattttttttttttttaaatttaatgcatgtcttttaaattaattgggaactgtttttctaaaattaaaattttcttcttcctatAGCCCTGCCATAGGACAGGCTGAGGCTGAGTCTCAGTGTTGCCCTGTTCAGTCTGAGGCAAGTgggatttattttattccttatagGGGCTTTCACAGCTTTATGGCTGTTGGATATTTATGTCCCCAAACTTGCAGCAAGTTTGGTGAAGGCCCCTAAATTTAATTAAACTTAGGATTTTTATACTCTTTTGGCAGAGAAGGCTCTATATTAATATTCACGTTTGACTGTGGTGTTAATAAACATAAGTATTTCATATGCATTTTTATGTAATTTGCTTTGTGTTACATAATTAACAGCTTCAGTAAAGCTTGTATTACTATATTGAACTTTAGTAAATTCACAAAATTTGATGTTTTTGATTTGGAGGCATGAAATGTTTCATTCAAATTTTCTACTTTCACTTTTAGGAAAATTttactggttttattttctccataaacTATTAAATTTAACCTCAAGGATAAGTTTAATCGTTGGAAATGCCACTGGATactgaaatctgcatttttttttttttttttaagacggagtttcactcttatcgcccaggatggagtgcagtggtgtgatctcggctcactgccacctctacctcccaggttcaagtgattctcctgcttcagcctcccgagtagctgggattataggctcctgccacaatatctggctattttttaaatatgttttagtagggatggggttttgccatgttggccaggctggtctcaaactcctgaccccaggtgatccacccgtcctcagcctccccaagtgctgagataacaataggtgtgagccaccacacctggccaaaatctgtattttgttgttgttgttgttgttgagacagagtctctctctgtcacccagg harbors:
- the ZNF207 gene encoding BUB3-interacting and GLEBS motif-containing protein ZNF207 isoform X3, whose translation is MGRKKKKQLKPWCWYCNRDFDDEKILIQHQKAKHFKCHICHKKLYTGPGLAIHCMQVHKETIDAVPNAIPGRTDIELEIYGMEGIPEKDMDERRRLLEQKTQESQKKKQQDDSDEYDDDDSAASTSFQPQPVQPQQGYIPPMAQPGLPPVPGAPGMPPGIPPLMPGVPPLMPGMPPVMPGMPPGLHHQRKYTQSFCGENIMMPMGGMMPPGPGIPPLMPGMPPGMPPPVPRPGIPPMTQAQAVSAPGILNRPPAPTATVPAPQPPVTKPLFPSAGQAQAAVQGPVGTDFKPLNSTPATTTEPPKPTFPAYTQSTASTTSTTNSTAAKPAASITSKPATLTTTSATSKLIHPDEDISLEERRAQLPKYQRNLPRPGQAPIGNPPVGPIGGMMPPQPGIPQQQGMRPPMPPHGQYGGHHQGMPGYLPGAMPPYGQGPPMVPPYQGGPPRPPMGMRPPVMSQGGRY
- the ZNF207 gene encoding BUB3-interacting and GLEBS motif-containing protein ZNF207 isoform X5, coding for MQVHKETIDAVPNAIPGRTDIELEIYGMEGIPEKDMDERRRLLEQKTQESQKKKQQDDSDEYDDDDSAASTSFQPQPVQPQQGYIPPMAQPGLPPVPGAPGMPPGIPPLMPGVPPLMPGMPPVMPGMPPGLHHQRKYTQSFCGENIMMPMGGMMPPGPGIPPLMPGMPPGMPPPVPRPGIPPMTQAQAVSAPGILNRPPAPTATVPAPQPPVTKPLFPSAGQMGTPVTSSSTASSNSESLSASSKALFPSTAQAQAAVQGPVGTDFKPLNSTPATTTEPPKPTFPAYTQSTASTTSTTNSTAAKPAASITSKPATLTTTSATSKLIHPDEDISLEERRAQLPKYQRNLPRPGQAPIGNPPVGPIGGMMPPQPGIPQQQGMRPPMPPHGQYGGHHQGMPGYLPGAMPPYGQGPPMVPPYQGGPPRPPMGMRPPVMSQGGRY
- the ZNF207 gene encoding BUB3-interacting and GLEBS motif-containing protein ZNF207 isoform X1; this encodes MGRKKKKQLKPWCWYCNRDFDDEKILIQHQKAKHFKCHICHKKLYTGPGLAIHCMQVHKETIDAVPNAIPGRTDIELEIYGMEGIPEKDMDERRRLLEQKTQESQKKKQQDDSDEYDDDDSAASTSFQPQPVQPQQGYIPPMAQPGLPPVPGAPGMPPGIPPLMPGVPPLMPGMPPVMPGMPPGLHHQRKYTQSFCGENIMMPMGGMMPPGPGIPPLMPGMPPGMPPPVPRPGIPPMTQAQAVSAPGILNRPPAPTATVPAPQPPVTKPLFPSAGQMGTPVTSSSTASSNSESLSASSKALFPSTAQAQAAVQGPVGTDFKPLNSTPATTTEPPKPTFPAYTQSTASTTSTTNSTAAKPAASITSKPATLTTTSATSKLIHPDEDISLEERRAQLPKYQRNLPRPGQAPIGNPPVGPIGGMMPPQPGIPQQQGMRPPMPPHGQYGGHHQGMPGYLPGAMPPYGQGPPMVPPYQGGPPRPPMGMRPPVMSQGGRY
- the ZNF207 gene encoding BUB3-interacting and GLEBS motif-containing protein ZNF207 isoform X2: MGRKKKKQLKPWCWYCNRDFDDEKILIQHQKAKHFKCHICHKKLYTGPGLAIHCMQVHKETIDAVPNAIPGRTDIELEIYGMEGIPEKDMDERRRLLEQKTQESQKKKQQDDSDEYDDDDSAASTSFQPQPVQPQQGYIPPMAQPGLPPVPGAPGMPPGIPPLMPGVPPLMPGMPPVMPGMPPGMMPMGGMMPPGPGIPPLMPGMPPGMPPPVPRPGIPPMTQAQAVSAPGILNRPPAPTATVPAPQPPVTKPLFPSAGQMGTPVTSSSTASSNSESLSASSKALFPSTAQAQAAVQGPVGTDFKPLNSTPATTTEPPKPTFPAYTQSTASTTSTTNSTAAKPAASITSKPATLTTTSATSKLIHPDEDISLEERRAQLPKYQRNLPRPGQAPIGNPPVGPIGGMMPPQPGIPQQQGMRPPMPPHGQYGGHHQGMPGYLPGAMPPYGQGPPMVPPYQGGPPRPPMGMRPPVMSQGGRY
- the ZNF207 gene encoding BUB3-interacting and GLEBS motif-containing protein ZNF207 isoform X4 gives rise to the protein MGRKKKKQLKPWCWYCNRDFDDEKILIQHQKAKHFKCHICHKKLYTGPGLAIHCMQVHKETIDAVPNAIPGRTDIELEIYGMEGIPEKDMDERRRLLEQKTQESQKKKQQDDSDEYDDDDSAASTSFQPQPVQPQQGYIPPMAQPGLPPVPGAPGMPPGIPPLMPGVPPLMPGMPPVMPGMPPGMMPMGGMMPPGPGIPPLMPGMPPGMPPPVPRPGIPPMTQAQAVSAPGILNRPPAPTATVPAPQPPVTKPLFPSAGQAQAAVQGPVGTDFKPLNSTPATTTEPPKPTFPAYTQSTASTTSTTNSTAAKPAASITSKPATLTTTSATSKLIHPDEDISLEERRAQLPKYQRNLPRPGQAPIGNPPVGPIGGMMPPQPGIPQQQGMRPPMPPHGQYGGHHQGMPGYLPGAMPPYGQGPPMVPPYQGGPPRPPMGMRPPVMSQGGRY